One genomic segment of Rhizobium sp. 11515TR includes these proteins:
- the lysA gene encoding diaminopimelate decarboxylase: MTIPSNETLSALAAEYGTPLWIYDATAIRRRIAQLSTFDVIRYAQKACSNIHILKEMRKAGVRVDAVSLGEIERAMRAGYSAGTVSEDAEIVFTADVFDRPTLERVIADKIEVNIGSIDMLHQLGERSPGHRVWLRINPGFGHGHSKKTNTGGETSKHGIWFEQLQEAVALTRQYSLKLVGLHMHIGSGVDYGHLQRVCGAMIGFCRALDVDIEAISAGGGLSVPYREGEEEIDPAHYFSLWDKARREIEAHFGHPIRLEIEPGRFLTADSGVLLAEVRAVKMMGRNRFVLVDAGFSDLARPAMYGSYHHISVIPGKAPRNAAGAIFPTVVAGPLCESGDVFTQTDNGTVETRDLPETHVGDYLVFHGAGAYGATMSSNYNSRLYAPEVLLDGKTHRLIRRRQTLDELFMLEAI; this comes from the coding sequence ATGACCATCCCTTCCAATGAAACGCTGAGCGCGCTTGCCGCCGAATATGGAACGCCGCTCTGGATCTATGATGCCACTGCGATCCGCCGCCGCATCGCGCAACTCTCCACCTTCGACGTCATTCGCTATGCGCAGAAGGCCTGTTCGAACATTCATATTCTGAAAGAGATGCGCAAAGCGGGCGTGCGGGTCGATGCCGTCTCGCTCGGCGAGATCGAGCGGGCGATGCGGGCGGGCTATTCTGCCGGCACTGTATCGGAAGATGCTGAGATCGTCTTCACCGCCGACGTTTTCGATCGGCCGACGTTGGAGCGTGTCATTGCCGACAAGATCGAGGTGAATATCGGTTCCATCGACATGCTGCATCAATTGGGTGAGCGCTCACCGGGCCATAGAGTTTGGCTGCGCATCAATCCCGGTTTCGGGCATGGCCATAGCAAGAAGACCAACACCGGCGGAGAAACTAGCAAGCACGGAATCTGGTTCGAGCAATTGCAGGAGGCGGTGGCGCTGACGCGGCAATATTCGCTGAAGCTCGTCGGGTTGCACATGCATATCGGTTCCGGCGTCGATTATGGCCACCTACAGCGCGTCTGCGGTGCGATGATCGGATTCTGCCGCGCGCTGGATGTCGATATCGAGGCCATCTCGGCCGGCGGCGGTCTGTCTGTGCCGTACAGGGAAGGTGAAGAAGAGATCGACCCTGCTCATTACTTTTCGCTCTGGGATAAGGCCCGGCGCGAGATCGAGGCGCATTTCGGCCATCCAATCCGGCTGGAGATCGAACCGGGGCGCTTCCTGACCGCCGATTCCGGCGTATTGCTTGCCGAAGTCAGGGCCGTCAAGATGATGGGCCGCAACCGCTTCGTGCTCGTCGATGCCGGCTTCAGCGATCTTGCCAGACCGGCCATGTATGGCAGTTACCACCATATCTCGGTCATTCCAGGCAAGGCGCCTCGCAATGCTGCCGGAGCAATCTTCCCCACCGTTGTGGCTGGTCCACTCTGTGAATCGGGCGATGTTTTCACGCAGACGGACAATGGCACCGTAGAAACGCGCGATTTGCCCGAAACCCATGTCGGTGACTATCTCGTGTTTCATGGCGCCGGTGCTTACGGCGCAACCATGTCGTCGAATTATAACAGCCGTCTTTATGCACCGGAGGTCCTGCTCGACGGCAAGACACATCGGTTGATTCGCCGACGCCAGACACTCGATGAATTATTCATGCTGGAAGCGATCTAG
- a CDS encoding glycerol-3-phosphate dehydrogenase/oxidase — MTDRTADLKQRFPQLQDGDVDVVILGAGVNGAGLFRDLSLQGINCLIVDKSDFGSGTSAAPSRLIHGGLKYLETGEFGLVAQSALERNLLLKNAPHCVEALPTFVPIFSWTRGIWAALRTLTGSTTAPRSRGALLIKIGLALYDFFGSRNRVMPRHRFLLKRRALKEMPHVTPEIVAGGIYYDAKISRPERLVYELVNDGLEANKASLAANSTRLVSAADGLLTFQRADGYAFSVKPKLVVNAAGPWIDHVNAALGAPTHLIGGTKGSHILLDHPELVRSLNGHMIYFEADDGRICLVYDYLGQALVGSTDIPCDDPDNVRCEEPEIDYFLDSVRSLLPSLRFDRDQVTYSYSGIRPLPASDASSPGLISRDHSIPVFESQAGRPFPIISLVGGKWTTFRGFAEEVSDTVLARLQIRRKTSTERLAIGGGRDFPVDANERARWIKSVAAKAGVEASRADELLGRYGTTAAAILAYPSTYSDSQRISGAQRYSALEIDWIARQEMVVHLSDIVFRRTTMAIEGLLTIQGLREIGAIAAAALQWDAQRLAKEIDDVVVSLSKFHGQTLSEESVRRAASPAAR, encoded by the coding sequence ATGACCGATAGGACCGCCGATCTGAAACAACGCTTCCCGCAGCTTCAAGACGGAGATGTCGATGTTGTCATCCTCGGCGCAGGCGTCAATGGCGCGGGGCTGTTTCGCGATCTGTCGCTGCAGGGCATCAATTGCCTGATCGTCGATAAATCAGATTTCGGCTCGGGAACGAGTGCTGCGCCATCCAGGCTGATCCATGGTGGCCTGAAATATCTGGAAACAGGCGAATTCGGTCTGGTCGCGCAATCGGCGCTTGAACGAAACCTTCTGCTCAAGAACGCGCCGCATTGCGTCGAAGCACTGCCGACTTTCGTGCCGATCTTCTCATGGACACGCGGCATCTGGGCGGCCCTGCGTACGCTGACGGGTTCGACCACCGCCCCGCGCAGCCGCGGCGCCTTGCTTATCAAGATCGGGCTTGCGCTCTATGACTTCTTCGGCTCGCGCAACCGCGTCATGCCGCGCCACCGGTTCCTTTTGAAGCGTCGGGCGCTGAAGGAAATGCCGCATGTCACGCCTGAGATCGTCGCCGGCGGTATCTATTACGATGCCAAGATCAGCCGGCCGGAACGGCTGGTCTATGAACTGGTCAATGACGGATTGGAGGCGAACAAGGCTTCCTTGGCGGCAAATTCGACCCGGCTGGTTTCCGCTGCCGATGGCCTGCTGACCTTCCAGCGTGCGGATGGCTATGCCTTTTCGGTCAAGCCGAAGCTCGTAGTCAATGCTGCCGGCCCATGGATCGATCACGTCAACGCCGCTCTCGGTGCACCGACCCATCTGATCGGCGGCACCAAGGGATCCCATATCCTGCTCGATCATCCGGAACTGGTGCGCAGCCTGAACGGCCATATGATCTATTTCGAAGCCGATGACGGCCGCATTTGCCTGGTCTACGACTATCTCGGCCAGGCGCTTGTGGGATCGACCGATATCCCTTGCGACGATCCAGACAATGTTCGCTGCGAAGAGCCGGAGATCGACTATTTTCTCGACAGCGTCAGGTCGCTCCTTCCGAGCCTGCGCTTCGACCGCGATCAGGTGACCTACAGCTATAGCGGCATCCGTCCCCTGCCCGCCTCGGACGCCTCCTCGCCGGGCCTGATCAGCCGCGATCACTCCATCCCCGTCTTCGAGTCGCAGGCAGGACGCCCCTTCCCGATTATCTCGCTGGTCGGCGGCAAATGGACCACATTCCGCGGCTTTGCCGAAGAGGTTTCCGATACCGTGCTGGCTCGCCTTCAAATCCGCCGCAAGACGTCCACGGAGCGGCTTGCGATCGGCGGCGGCCGAGATTTCCCGGTAGACGCCAACGAGCGTGCGAGGTGGATCAAGTCCGTCGCGGCAAAGGCTGGCGTCGAGGCCAGCAGAGCGGATGAGCTGCTCGGCCGATACGGTACGACGGCAGCGGCAATCCTCGCCTATCCTTCAACCTATAGCGACAGCCAGCGCATCAGTGGCGCGCAGCGTTATAGCGCGCTTGAGATCGATTGGATCGCACGGCAGGAGATGGTCGTGCATCTCTCCGACATCGTCTTCCGGCGTACGACTATGGCGATCGAGGGCCTGCTGACGATCCAGGGTTTACGGGAAATCGGCGCAATCGCCGCAGCAGCCCTGCAGTGGGATGCTCAGCGACTGGCCAAGGAGATCGACGATGTCGTTGTATCGCTATCGAAATTCCACGGCCAGACGCTGAGCGAAGAAAGCGTGCGCCGCGCGGCAAGCCCGGCCGCACGCTGA
- a CDS encoding cytochrome P450 translates to MLAWLDQKTEIVEYADQSSQYFEPAHAAYYSGKPGQPLKLMLQARSDFLSIWRRTDYREHVAEFKLLGRQLIIVNSPEAIRYVVAKRHENFERKTPQMRRALEYLLGDGLFISDKETWKQRRPLVSDIVHKNRVPAFGAIMQSTASEIADRWQSLGEGAEVNALFEMAGLTAEIISRSVFGNDLGEESANAVTEGFASYQSLVDSVNFGYFLGFDEGLPIIRTPSLSRSVKRIHRIIDQVIEDHLAGKGDNSSMVELLIRRQQRNPELKLDVVALRNEAATIFMAGHETTAATLTWAWYLLAGAPWVEEAVHAEIEAVCGDRIPSIDDVAKLDWCRAVVEETLRLYPPVPILARQAAEPDQIGDVKVRKAALVLIVPWILHRTDSLFPEPHRFHPERFLGKARPTPYSYIPFAAGPRVCPGLQFGLTEAILCLAILAQRFRVRIRDGHKVQPQCRLTLRPRDGMPVTLHRRRG, encoded by the coding sequence ATGCTGGCCTGGCTCGATCAGAAAACCGAAATCGTCGAATACGCTGATCAATCCTCGCAATATTTCGAACCGGCCCACGCCGCCTATTATAGCGGGAAGCCCGGCCAGCCGCTGAAGCTCATGCTGCAGGCGCGCAGCGACTTTCTGTCGATCTGGCGTCGCACGGATTATCGCGAGCATGTGGCGGAGTTCAAGCTTCTGGGCAGGCAGCTCATCATTGTCAATTCGCCGGAAGCGATCCGCTATGTAGTGGCCAAGCGCCATGAGAACTTCGAGCGCAAGACGCCGCAGATGCGACGCGCCCTGGAATATCTGCTGGGTGACGGCCTGTTCATTTCCGACAAGGAAACCTGGAAGCAGCGCCGGCCGCTGGTCTCCGATATCGTGCATAAGAACCGCGTGCCGGCCTTTGGCGCAATCATGCAAAGTACCGCAAGCGAGATTGCCGACCGCTGGCAAAGCTTGGGCGAGGGCGCGGAGGTCAACGCCTTGTTCGAGATGGCCGGGCTGACGGCGGAGATCATCTCGCGCAGCGTCTTCGGCAATGATCTCGGCGAGGAAAGCGCTAATGCGGTGACCGAAGGCTTTGCGAGCTACCAGTCGTTGGTCGATTCCGTCAATTTCGGTTATTTTCTCGGTTTCGATGAGGGGCTGCCGATCATCAGGACGCCGAGCTTGAGCCGTTCGGTGAAACGCATTCACCGGATCATCGATCAGGTAATCGAAGATCATCTGGCCGGCAAGGGTGACAATAGCTCGATGGTCGAGCTGTTAATCCGACGGCAGCAGCGTAATCCCGAGCTGAAACTCGATGTCGTGGCGCTCCGCAACGAGGCCGCCACCATCTTCATGGCCGGCCACGAAACCACCGCGGCGACCCTGACCTGGGCCTGGTATCTGCTCGCGGGTGCGCCCTGGGTGGAGGAGGCGGTCCATGCGGAAATCGAGGCTGTCTGCGGCGATCGGATCCCCTCGATCGATGATGTTGCAAAGCTCGACTGGTGCCGTGCGGTCGTCGAAGAGACGTTGCGCCTCTATCCCCCGGTGCCGATCCTGGCACGCCAGGCCGCCGAGCCGGATCAGATCGGCGACGTGAAGGTACGCAAGGCGGCATTGGTGCTGATCGTGCCATGGATACTGCATCGTACGGATTCTCTCTTCCCCGAACCGCATCGCTTTCATCCGGAGCGTTTCCTTGGCAAGGCGCGGCCGACGCCCTACAGCTATATTCCCTTCGCCGCCGGCCCGCGCGTATGCCCAGGTCTGCAATTTGGCCTCACCGAGGCGATCCTCTGCCTGGCGATCCTGGCCCAGCGTTTTCGCGTTCGGATCAGGGATGGGCATAAAGTTCAGCCGCAATGCCGCCTGACATTGCGTCCGCGTGACGGCATGCCCGTGACACTGCATAGGCGCCGGGGATGA
- a CDS encoding lysophospholipid acyltransferase family protein yields the protein MTTETDKEVTTGKRKAWTYEPPKAPPLADFAAGGDRRKAFLRYWLYENIDNAIDLFLYFAFMLLPASVCSDLGGWLGRMLAPRFHKGAYARAAANLKMIRPELSEAELEKLLKAYADSQGRQLAEYSVVPRLARRHVRMIGTEGLVERCSKGPVIFIAPHISNWEVLWHCLLDMGLDVTMNYDPPKRRSRHYIVNRLRKRAGLGILKPGRSFVRPALRILENGGNLLMFCDEGFNGYIRAPFFDRPAHLAGNYALVARMARRTKALICPLYIVREKGADFTLRVMEPFVWLEAAETQGQLIEDVNRLNQMIEPIVRKYPEQWYFVDNRLQ from the coding sequence ATGACCACCGAGACCGATAAAGAAGTCACCACCGGCAAGCGCAAGGCGTGGACCTATGAGCCGCCGAAAGCTCCGCCCCTTGCCGATTTCGCCGCTGGCGGCGACCGGCGCAAGGCATTTCTGCGCTATTGGCTTTACGAGAATATCGACAACGCCATAGATCTCTTCCTCTATTTTGCCTTCATGCTATTGCCCGCGAGCGTCTGCTCCGACCTTGGCGGTTGGCTCGGGCGCATGCTGGCACCGCGCTTCCACAAGGGTGCTTACGCGCGCGCTGCAGCCAATCTCAAGATGATAAGGCCCGAGCTCAGTGAAGCAGAGCTTGAGAAGCTTTTGAAGGCCTATGCCGATTCTCAAGGGCGGCAGCTGGCGGAATATTCAGTCGTGCCGAGACTGGCACGGCGGCACGTCCGCATGATTGGCACCGAAGGGCTGGTCGAGCGTTGCAGCAAAGGGCCGGTGATCTTCATAGCGCCCCATATCAGTAACTGGGAGGTACTCTGGCATTGCCTTCTCGACATGGGACTCGACGTCACCATGAATTACGACCCGCCCAAACGCCGCTCACGCCACTATATCGTCAACCGCTTGCGCAAGAGGGCGGGGCTTGGAATTTTGAAACCCGGCCGCAGCTTCGTGCGCCCGGCTCTCAGAATTTTGGAAAATGGCGGCAACCTGCTGATGTTCTGTGACGAGGGTTTCAACGGGTACATCCGGGCGCCTTTTTTCGACCGGCCAGCCCATCTCGCAGGGAATTATGCGCTCGTCGCCCGCATGGCGCGGAGGACGAAGGCCTTGATATGTCCACTCTACATCGTTCGTGAGAAGGGAGCGGATTTCACGCTCCGAGTAATGGAGCCGTTCGTATGGCTCGAAGCAGCGGAAACGCAGGGTCAGCTCATCGAGGATGTAAACCGTTTGAACCAGATGATCGAACCGATTGTGCGCAAATACCCGGAGCAGTGGTACTTTGTAGACAACCGATTGCAATGA
- a CDS encoding PLP-dependent transferase has protein sequence MNETPRFDAYRHAIPDTLMPPRDDPFDAAVPPIYQTSLFLFDSYKELEDVFAGRSKKPIYSRGDNPTVRLLERKIAEMEGAEEARAFSSGMGAIAAAVLAFVGPGDRIVTVRHVYSDAFRFFEKVLKRFGIIIDYIDGTDTGAMLAALPGAKLAYLENPTSMVFELQDLTAIAEAARRHGVVTMVDNSWATPLFQKPLSVGIDIVIHAASKYLGGQSDTVAGLVTGSKAHIDRINSEIYPYTGAKLAPFEAWLVLRNLETLPFRMRHHHEAGLEVASWLDAHADVTNVMHPALGDHAGKRTFSGFGGLFSFEVSGRIDVADFVDALRLIRIGVSWGGPESLVVPAKAALSISPETNVFARFGVSDRTIRLNVGLHSAKEVIADLDQALAAAKR, from the coding sequence ATGAACGAGACGCCGAGATTCGATGCCTACCGCCACGCCATTCCCGATACGCTGATGCCGCCGCGCGACGATCCGTTCGACGCGGCCGTGCCGCCGATCTACCAGACATCGCTCTTCCTGTTTGATAGCTACAAGGAGCTGGAGGACGTCTTCGCCGGCCGCTCGAAGAAGCCGATCTATTCGCGCGGCGATAATCCGACCGTGCGGCTTCTGGAGCGCAAGATCGCCGAAATGGAGGGCGCGGAAGAGGCGCGTGCCTTTTCGAGCGGCATGGGCGCAATTGCTGCTGCAGTTCTCGCCTTCGTCGGACCCGGCGATCGTATCGTCACCGTCCGGCACGTCTATAGCGATGCCTTTCGCTTCTTCGAAAAAGTCCTGAAGCGCTTTGGTATCATCATCGACTATATCGACGGCACAGATACAGGGGCCATGCTTGCTGCACTTCCCGGCGCCAAGCTCGCCTATCTCGAAAACCCGACCTCCATGGTCTTCGAGTTGCAGGATCTGACTGCGATCGCCGAGGCCGCTCGCCGCCATGGCGTGGTAACGATGGTCGACAATTCCTGGGCAACGCCGCTCTTTCAGAAGCCTCTCTCCGTCGGTATCGATATCGTCATCCACGCCGCCTCGAAATATCTCGGCGGCCAGAGCGACACGGTGGCAGGTCTGGTCACCGGCTCGAAGGCGCACATCGACCGGATCAACAGCGAAATCTATCCCTATACGGGTGCGAAGCTCGCGCCGTTCGAGGCATGGCTCGTGCTACGTAATCTGGAGACGTTGCCATTCCGCATGCGGCATCATCATGAAGCCGGGCTTGAAGTGGCGTCCTGGCTCGATGCCCATGCGGATGTGACCAACGTCATGCATCCAGCACTCGGCGACCATGCCGGAAAGCGCACCTTCAGCGGCTTTGGTGGATTGTTTTCCTTCGAGGTTTCGGGCCGCATCGATGTGGCCGATTTCGTCGATGCGTTGCGCCTCATTCGCATCGGGGTGAGCTGGGGCGGACCGGAAAGCTTGGTGGTGCCGGCAAAGGCTGCTCTCAGCATCTCGCCGGAGACCAATGTCTTTGCGCGCTTCGGCGTCAGCGACCGCACGATCCGCCTGAACGTCGGGCTGCATTCAGCCAAGGAAGTCATTGCCGATCTCGATCAAGCACTTGCAGCCGCCAAACGCTAG
- the fba gene encoding class II fructose-bisphosphate aldolase (catalyzes the reversible aldol condensation of dihydroxyacetonephosphate and glyceraldehyde 3-phosphate in the Calvin cycle, glycolysis, and/or gluconeogenesis): MARITLRQLLDHAAENGYGVPAFNINNMEQALAIMEAADAVNAPVIMQASRGARAYANDIMLKHMMDAVIEIYPHIPVCVHLDHGNDPSSCMTAIQAGFTSVMMDGSLKADAKTPADWDYNVGVTKTVTDMAHLGGISVEGELGVLGSLETGMGEAEDGHGAEGKLSHDQLLTNPDEAVKFVRETKVDALAIAMGTSHGAYKFTRKPDGSVLAMNVIEEIHRKLPNTHLVMHGSSSVPEELQEIINKYGGQMKPTWGVPVEEIQRGIKNGVRKINIDTDGRMAMTGQIRRVLQEDPSEFDPRKYMKPAMAALTKLCKERFEQFGTAGHALRIQALSVAEMARRYKSGSLDPVFS, from the coding sequence ATGGCACGTATCACCTTAAGGCAATTGCTCGATCACGCCGCTGAAAACGGCTACGGCGTTCCGGCTTTCAATATCAACAATATGGAACAGGCGCTCGCCATCATGGAAGCGGCCGATGCGGTCAACGCGCCCGTGATCATGCAGGCGTCGAGGGGTGCCAGGGCTTATGCCAACGACATCATGCTGAAGCATATGATGGACGCAGTCATCGAAATCTATCCGCACATTCCCGTCTGCGTGCATCTGGACCATGGCAATGATCCCTCGAGCTGCATGACGGCGATCCAGGCCGGCTTCACCTCGGTCATGATGGATGGGTCGCTGAAGGCGGATGCCAAGACGCCGGCCGATTGGGACTACAATGTCGGCGTGACCAAGACGGTAACCGACATGGCGCATCTCGGCGGTATTTCCGTTGAGGGCGAGCTTGGCGTGCTCGGCTCGCTGGAAACCGGCATGGGCGAGGCAGAAGACGGTCATGGCGCCGAAGGCAAGCTCTCCCACGATCAGCTGCTCACCAATCCCGACGAGGCGGTGAAATTCGTGCGGGAGACCAAGGTCGATGCACTGGCGATTGCCATGGGCACCTCGCACGGCGCCTATAAATTCACGCGCAAACCGGATGGTTCTGTGCTGGCGATGAATGTGATCGAAGAGATCCATCGCAAGCTGCCCAACACCCACCTTGTCATGCATGGCTCCTCCTCGGTGCCTGAGGAATTGCAGGAGATCATCAACAAATATGGCGGCCAGATGAAGCCCACCTGGGGCGTGCCGGTCGAAGAGATCCAGCGCGGCATCAAGAATGGCGTGCGCAAGATCAACATCGATACCGATGGCCGCATGGCGATGACGGGTCAGATCCGCCGCGTGCTGCAGGAGGATCCGAGCGAGTTCGATCCCCGTAAATATATGAAGCCCGCCATGGCGGCGCTCACCAAGCTCTGCAAGGAGCGCTTCGAGCAGTTCGGCACGGCCGGTCACGCTTTGCGCATCCAGGCGCTTTCCGTTGCCGAAATGGCCAGGCGTTACAAGTCCGGTTCGCTCGACCCGGTTTTCTCCTGA
- a CDS encoding MATE family efflux transporter, with protein sequence MKTAVDMNDPRVKRLVLAVALPAVAGLAASAGHHAINAIFLGTLGPDVLAGISLIMPLFLLVSAAGQGLGIGLATLLARYLGEGDVKAAASVATTALAATIPLGILLSILIYLGLPDFVGALGASDNLLAPGLDYGRLLAFGVTLGLLQAICDFIAIAEGNSRFSMIVLIASFALNAVLDPVFIFLFKLGASGAALATIVSSLAALACYAVYFLRRRGAVSVTGGVMCWQLLWPIARIGLPAAATSIVTGLGFLVLMLEAAVHGGDTGVAATAIAIRLMTLGQLPLFGFCLGAQSVVSHAFGAGDAERLKAVIRFMLAVTIPVAFLYSILLFLAAEPIARLFTDNQEVVDEAIAWLRSLFPIFPLAAFQSVLLVMLQSRGRAGLSALVGLAPQGYLLIPLLLLLPLWMGFAGISAAAAAAAILAAVLGGFVGWREWLAILPVDTPGRPVGQSTLHS encoded by the coding sequence ATGAAAACAGCCGTCGATATGAACGATCCGCGCGTCAAGCGGCTCGTTCTGGCGGTCGCGCTTCCGGCCGTGGCAGGACTGGCCGCCAGTGCCGGCCATCATGCGATCAACGCGATCTTCCTGGGAACGCTCGGCCCGGACGTGCTGGCAGGCATCAGTCTGATCATGCCGCTGTTTCTGCTTGTCTCGGCTGCCGGTCAGGGGCTCGGTATCGGGCTTGCGACGCTGCTCGCTCGCTACCTCGGCGAAGGGGATGTCAAAGCCGCGGCATCGGTCGCAACGACAGCGCTCGCGGCTACGATCCCGCTCGGTATCCTCTTGTCGATCCTGATCTATCTCGGCCTGCCGGATTTTGTCGGCGCACTTGGCGCCAGCGACAATCTCCTCGCCCCTGGGCTCGATTATGGGCGGCTGCTTGCTTTCGGGGTGACGCTCGGGCTTTTGCAGGCTATCTGCGATTTCATCGCGATTGCCGAGGGCAATTCACGCTTCTCCATGATCGTGTTGATCGCGAGCTTCGCCTTGAACGCGGTTCTCGACCCCGTCTTCATCTTTCTCTTCAAGCTCGGTGCGTCCGGCGCGGCACTGGCGACCATTGTGTCGTCCCTTGCAGCCCTTGCATGCTATGCCGTCTACTTCCTGCGCCGACGGGGAGCGGTAAGCGTGACCGGCGGGGTGATGTGCTGGCAACTGCTTTGGCCGATCGCGCGGATCGGCCTTCCCGCTGCCGCAACAAGCATTGTCACCGGCCTCGGCTTTCTGGTCCTGATGCTGGAGGCCGCGGTCCATGGCGGCGATACCGGCGTCGCCGCAACGGCGATTGCCATCCGGCTGATGACTTTGGGACAGCTTCCGTTGTTCGGTTTTTGCCTCGGCGCCCAGAGCGTCGTCAGTCATGCCTTTGGTGCCGGCGATGCCGAGCGCCTGAAAGCCGTGATCCGCTTCATGCTTGCTGTGACGATACCGGTCGCATTTCTCTATTCCATCTTGCTGTTCCTGGCTGCCGAGCCGATCGCACGCCTGTTCACGGATAACCAGGAGGTCGTGGATGAGGCAATCGCCTGGCTGCGGTCCCTCTTTCCGATCTTTCCGCTTGCAGCGTTTCAATCCGTCCTGCTCGTCATGCTGCAATCGCGGGGCCGGGCCGGCCTGTCCGCGCTCGTGGGGCTTGCACCGCAGGGCTATCTGCTGATCCCGCTTCTGCTCCTGCTACCGCTTTGGATGGGCTTTGCCGGCATCTCTGCTGCTGCCGCTGCCGCAGCCATTCTCGCTGCCGTCCTCGGCGGCTTTGTCGGATGGAGGGAATGGCTCGCCATTCTGCCGGTCGACACACCGGGCCGCCCTGTTGGCCAATCGACACTTCACTCCTGA
- a CDS encoding mannitol dehydrogenase family protein, translating to MSSRIIQFGTSRFLQAHAAFFVHEARQSGQDAGPIAVVQVSGASSRSGRVAAFGNPAGYPVIIRGMSDGLPVDRTVQVMSVDRGLSAVEHWKELSRLFTEDAEFVISNTGETGYQTWPKEDRFVTNGQVPRSFPAKLAALLVRRWQASGRPLVILPCELMTGNGCVLKQTVIDCARLNDVPAEFYTWLDDHAAFAETLVDRIVSEPIEPIGAVAEPYALWAIKRAPGVRAPCHHPSIVLTDDLAPYERLKLHILNLGHTFLAEIWQRESRPADETVRAILADKGIRARLDTLYESEVLPGFAANGMGDEAKAYVATTLDRFLNPFLDHRIADISQHHPEKVARRIHAFLNWADKAGSDSGMPMLRQIAKRYPLAGAT from the coding sequence GTGAGCTCGCGGATCATCCAGTTCGGCACCAGCCGGTTCTTGCAGGCGCATGCGGCATTCTTCGTGCACGAGGCACGACAATCCGGCCAGGATGCCGGCCCCATTGCCGTCGTTCAGGTCTCAGGCGCCAGCAGCCGCAGCGGGCGCGTCGCTGCCTTCGGCAATCCGGCTGGTTATCCCGTCATCATACGCGGCATGTCTGATGGGCTTCCCGTCGATCGTACCGTCCAGGTCATGAGCGTCGATCGCGGTCTCTCTGCAGTCGAACACTGGAAGGAGCTGTCAAGGCTCTTTACCGAGGATGCCGAATTCGTCATCTCCAATACCGGGGAAACCGGCTACCAGACATGGCCGAAGGAAGACCGCTTCGTCACAAACGGCCAGGTTCCGCGATCTTTCCCCGCCAAGCTTGCCGCGCTCCTGGTCAGACGCTGGCAGGCCTCCGGTCGCCCCTTGGTCATCCTTCCTTGCGAACTGATGACAGGCAACGGCTGCGTTCTGAAACAGACGGTCATCGACTGCGCCCGGCTCAACGATGTGCCGGCTGAATTCTATACCTGGCTCGACGACCATGCCGCCTTCGCCGAGACCCTGGTCGATCGCATCGTTTCCGAGCCGATCGAACCGATCGGCGCCGTTGCGGAACCCTATGCCCTATGGGCGATCAAGCGCGCGCCGGGTGTTCGCGCACCATGTCATCACCCAAGCATCGTGCTGACCGACGATCTCGCCCCTTATGAGCGCCTGAAACTGCATATCCTCAATCTCGGCCACACATTCCTTGCCGAAATCTGGCAACGCGAAAGTCGTCCGGCGGACGAAACCGTGCGCGCCATACTGGCCGACAAGGGCATAAGGGCGAGGCTCGATACTCTCTACGAAAGCGAAGTGCTGCCCGGCTTTGCCGCAAACGGCATGGGCGACGAAGCGAAGGCCTATGTCGCCACGACACTCGACCGCTTCCTCAATCCCTTCCTGGACCATCGCATCGCCGACATCAGCCAGCACCACCCCGAAAAGGTCGCACGCCGCATCCATGCTTTTCTGAATTGGGCAGATAAGGCGGGTAGCGACTCAGGCATGCCCATGCTGCGGCAGATAGCGAAGCGCTATCCTTTGGCTGGGGCTACATGA